Proteins encoded within one genomic window of Spirulina major PCC 6313:
- a CDS encoding type I polyketide synthase produces MTVPNQDNYPESMDSSAIAIIGMAGRFPGANTVDELWQNVRDGLETITFFSDDELRAAGVSDHLINDPNYVKASPTLPNLEKFDAYFFDYSAKEALYMDPQQRVFLECAWEALEQAGYAPGSSDQTIGIYGGASISLYLLNNIIYDNHVYAGHMTSSRESAVFGGNVPESLTTRVAYKLNLTGPAVHLSSACSTSLVAVHSACQSLLNGECEMALAGGVSYLGSQTQGYLYEEGLVLSPDGHCRSFDAQGKGTLWGNGVGLVVLKLLEDAIADGDYIHAVIRGSAVNNDGNLKVSHSAPSVDGQARAIYQAQDIADIDPATITYIEAHGTATALGDPIEIAALTQAFRAKTDQTGYCALGSLKSNIGHLSEASGVAGLIKTTLALKHQQIPPTLHFETPNPQIDFEHSPFYVNTRLRDWDCNGSPRRAGVSSFGMGGTNAHVVIEEWPADPERDRGQERSALAHQSHHLLLLSAKTPTALETATTNLVNHLEHHPDLNLEDVAYTLARGRKAFKHRRIAVVDGETRIADVFTTHAAQRTRTNTGDPKVRSLVFMCSGQGSQYVSMGHDLYTTEAVFRDCVDDCCDLLQPILGLDLRDLLYPDADPAAAADQLKQTALTQPALFVIEYATAQLWMSWGIKPAALIGHSIGEYVAATLAGVFSRDDALALVAKRGELMQSMPAGSMLAVPLPEAQVAPMLAGTALEIATVNSPANCVVSGPTAAIETLAAQLADQEIEGRILQTSHAFHSAMMEPMLQPFREAVQRVRLNVPTIPFVSNVTGTWITPRAATDPEYYVQQLRSPVRFAAGVRVLFDDPDRILLEIGPGRTLSTLAKRHPDKPKDQLTFTSLRHPQESGSDRAFLLKSLGELWLAGVEIDWEAYFGEELHYRVPLPTYPFERQRYWLDPKPAAKTALTYDGKKPDPADWFYQPSWKRANLPAQGARSLPSPILIFVEAEETRSHLRTACPDATVITVAPGEQFSALDAHTYAIAPDNPDDYQTLIQTLQAQDLAPQAILHLWNITPPPEQPLSLEGAATAQTLGFYSLLYLVQALDAHSLTQDLDLFVGANHLHSVTGEEAIAPEKATLIGAVRVIAHEYPQIRCCCVDLGLGARGVTPMITELAHLSTARFVAYRGPSRWVEGFEATPLAPPNLDALPFRPQGTYLITGGMGGMGLVFAEYLAKTVQATLILVARSPLPPRTAWPTWLATHTDHDPTSLKLRKIQQLETWGATVHTLCADVANLGQMEEAIAQVQPQCGPIRGLFHTAGVAGGGVIPLKTREIADRVLAPKVAGTIILDHLLPEADLDFRVLCSSLESVLGTAGQLDYCAANNFLDAYAHAKTAQGGPLTLSINWDAWQQVGMAVDTANYGFGNKVLEIKPLDHYLFEQCIVEPQQEIYLGTLDPKVHWMIGEHVVLNLPSLVGTAYLELARSAYECHSGQATVELCDVYFLQFLFVEGDRKELRVILNFSDDPITFSIQTLDDDAKTWVEHAQGKIIPVPNPDPKHYDLGAIATRCDQEMIVPDLQSLPDYTHYGPRWLSNIQWRKASDDHNLALMQLPTEFVHDLDHYKFHPSMVDTATYVVADVLPNELTSKLSFFKEDSTYLPYFYERVQIKSALPQTFYSYTTRELRGRDWSINLSFINPDGVELVAITNYTLKYTDSAYSIKENQDARQAKKRATPALNIPLEVAILPEEGIDTVTRILQSRIAQMIVSTVGLEYQQSLLTQRNESDETETELRFERPQLSQDYAAPTTEVEKAIAAIWEQVLGIKAIGIYDNFFDLGGDSLIIVQILQKLRQTLSDRLTINDLLNANTIAELAQIIDPTAANTAKALHPCLVKFRAGSPNVAPLFIVHPIAGTTRNYLNLPNCLPPEQPIYAIQHPKWTDETRQFRTIPELAAYYLEAVRQIQPHGPYFLSGYSGGVYSTYEMAQQLTAAGETVPFLALIDKPHWETAADKPNWQNPDFGTDLETMVYYADIRTPKTNGESHLADYQALNDLEEQLPYFIEHSPWIQEMMPPDSSPAEWRIFWDVFVSLRIMNVNYELQPYDGPALYLAAEIRDIYSERFNEKPWFDLISKLQFIEVPGDHVTMWHQPQIQVLAQTIQNYAHTDNYQPEAPQVMRQGQARELNCDRLLTLAQERTQLTDFGDEHFRPGFEHLVTALNQEAALHPMGATFMQELIVQLLVNRLEIQGELQRYPEILNAPIRQPLFIFGLPRTGSTYLHNLLCQDPAVRWLRLWEAYRPYPAPDPLTHASDPRIAQTQATFKNYEFFTPESTAMHKYDAIAPEECVWLLQNDFACTSFSFLTQIPSYRAWLNQQDMTPVYHYYRQQLQLLDWKFGSSRWVLKNPFHLADLAALNTTFPDACFVQTHRDPQQVVASYCRLIKNLRPVYSDQLDPKVIGDEILGILSHQVEQGMNARQAIDPARICDVNFDDLVRDPVGMVTKIYHHFGYALSPEMERNLSQYIHANPRYKHGKYSYSLEEFDLDANQVKNVFKDYLDQFKL; encoded by the coding sequence ATGACAGTGCCGAATCAGGACAACTACCCAGAGTCAATGGATTCATCAGCGATCGCAATTATCGGGATGGCGGGACGCTTTCCCGGTGCGAATACCGTGGATGAACTGTGGCAGAACGTCCGCGACGGCCTGGAAACCATCACCTTCTTTAGCGATGACGAACTTCGCGCCGCCGGCGTTTCAGACCATTTGATCAATGATCCCAACTATGTCAAAGCCTCTCCGACGCTGCCGAATTTAGAAAAATTCGATGCCTATTTCTTTGACTACAGTGCTAAAGAAGCCCTCTATATGGACCCCCAACAACGGGTGTTTCTCGAATGTGCGTGGGAAGCTCTTGAACAGGCCGGTTATGCACCGGGAAGCTCGGATCAGACGATTGGGATTTATGGCGGTGCTTCGATTAGTTTGTATCTGCTCAATAATATTATTTATGATAATCACGTTTACGCCGGTCACATGACTAGCTCCCGCGAATCGGCGGTATTTGGCGGTAACGTGCCGGAATCCTTAACGACGCGGGTGGCGTATAAACTCAATTTGACCGGCCCGGCGGTGCATTTGTCGTCGGCTTGTTCGACGAGTTTGGTGGCGGTGCATAGTGCCTGTCAAAGTTTATTAAATGGGGAATGTGAGATGGCATTGGCGGGGGGAGTTTCCTACCTTGGTTCCCAAACCCAAGGCTATCTCTATGAAGAGGGGTTAGTGTTGTCTCCCGATGGCCATTGCCGTAGTTTTGATGCCCAGGGCAAAGGGACGCTCTGGGGGAATGGTGTGGGGTTGGTGGTGTTGAAACTGTTGGAGGACGCGATCGCCGATGGGGATTATATCCATGCCGTGATTCGCGGCTCGGCGGTGAATAACGACGGTAATTTAAAAGTGAGCCACAGTGCGCCCAGTGTGGACGGCCAAGCCCGCGCCATCTACCAAGCCCAAGACATCGCCGATATTGACCCCGCCACGATTACCTACATCGAAGCCCACGGCACGGCTACCGCCCTCGGTGATCCGATTGAAATTGCGGCCTTGACCCAGGCCTTTCGGGCGAAAACCGATCAAACGGGCTACTGTGCGCTGGGGTCATTAAAAAGTAATATCGGCCATCTCAGCGAAGCATCCGGGGTGGCGGGGTTGATTAAAACCACCTTGGCGTTGAAACATCAACAGATTCCGCCGACGCTGCATTTTGAAACGCCGAACCCCCAGATTGATTTTGAACATAGCCCGTTTTATGTGAATACGCGGCTGCGGGATTGGGACTGTAACGGCAGTCCGCGCCGGGCGGGGGTGAGTTCCTTCGGCATGGGCGGCACGAATGCCCATGTGGTGATCGAAGAATGGCCCGCTGATCCCGAACGCGATCGCGGACAAGAGCGATCCGCATTAGCGCACCAATCGCATCATCTCCTGCTCCTGTCGGCCAAAACTCCCACCGCCCTCGAAACCGCCACCACGAACCTCGTTAATCACCTCGAACACCACCCCGATTTAAATCTTGAGGATGTGGCCTATACCTTGGCGCGGGGTCGCAAAGCGTTTAAGCATCGCCGGATCGCGGTGGTGGATGGCGAAACGAGAATCGCAGATGTTTTCACCACCCACGCCGCCCAACGTACTCGCACGAATACTGGTGATCCCAAGGTGCGATCGCTGGTGTTCATGTGTTCCGGCCAAGGTTCGCAATATGTCTCCATGGGCCATGATCTTTACACCACAGAAGCCGTTTTTCGTGACTGTGTAGACGACTGTTGCGACCTGCTCCAGCCGATCCTCGGTTTAGACCTGCGCGATCTGCTCTATCCTGATGCTGACCCGGCTGCGGCGGCGGATCAGCTCAAGCAAACCGCCCTCACTCAACCGGCCTTATTCGTGATTGAATATGCCACCGCGCAATTGTGGATGTCCTGGGGAATAAAACCGGCCGCCCTAATTGGCCATAGTATCGGGGAATATGTGGCGGCAACCTTGGCGGGGGTGTTCAGCCGGGATGATGCCCTGGCGTTGGTGGCAAAACGGGGTGAATTAATGCAGTCGATGCCGGCTGGATCGATGTTGGCGGTTCCTCTGCCTGAAGCGCAGGTGGCTCCGATGCTGGCCGGGACGGCTCTAGAAATTGCCACGGTGAACAGTCCGGCCAATTGTGTGGTGTCGGGGCCGACGGCGGCCATTGAAACCTTGGCCGCGCAATTGGCAGATCAGGAAATCGAGGGGCGCATTTTACAAACCTCCCACGCCTTTCACTCGGCGATGATGGAGCCGATGTTACAGCCATTCCGGGAGGCGGTGCAGCGGGTGAGGTTGAATGTGCCGACGATTCCCTTTGTGTCGAATGTGACGGGAACTTGGATCACCCCTAGGGCGGCCACCGATCCGGAATACTATGTGCAGCAGTTGCGATCGCCCGTGCGTTTTGCCGCTGGGGTGCGGGTTTTATTTGATGATCCCGATCGCATTTTGCTCGAAATTGGCCCCGGCCGTACCCTCAGCACCCTGGCTAAACGTCATCCCGACAAGCCCAAAGACCAGTTAACCTTCACCTCCCTCCGTCATCCCCAGGAAAGCGGTTCCGATCGGGCGTTTCTGCTCAAGTCCCTTGGAGAATTATGGCTGGCCGGGGTCGAGATCGATTGGGAAGCATATTTTGGCGAGGAACTCCATTATCGCGTTCCCCTGCCCACCTATCCCTTCGAGCGGCAACGCTACTGGCTCGACCCGAAACCCGCCGCTAAAACCGCCCTCACCTACGACGGCAAAAAACCCGATCCCGCTGATTGGTTCTATCAACCCTCGTGGAAACGGGCGAATTTACCCGCTCAAGGGGCGCGATCGCTCCCCAGCCCGATCCTGATCTTTGTGGAGGCGGAGGAAACGCGATCGCACCTCCGCACCGCCTGCCCCGATGCCACCGTGATCACCGTCGCACCGGGGGAACAGTTCAGCGCCCTCGATGCCCACACCTACGCGATCGCACCCGACAACCCAGACGACTATCAAACACTAATCCAAACCCTCCAAGCCCAAGACCTCGCTCCCCAAGCGATCCTCCATCTCTGGAACATCACGCCCCCGCCAGAGCAACCCCTGAGCCTAGAGGGAGCCGCCACCGCCCAAACCCTCGGCTTTTATAGCCTTCTTTACCTCGTCCAAGCCCTCGATGCCCACAGCCTCACCCAAGATCTCGATCTCTTCGTGGGCGCGAACCACCTCCACAGCGTCACGGGTGAGGAAGCGATCGCCCCTGAAAAAGCAACCCTGATCGGGGCGGTGCGGGTGATTGCCCATGAATATCCCCAGATCCGTTGCTGCTGCGTCGATTTGGGACTCGGTGCGCGGGGCGTGACCCCGATGATCACCGAACTCGCGCACCTCAGCACGGCCCGATTCGTGGCCTATCGCGGCCCCTCCCGCTGGGTGGAAGGGTTCGAGGCCACGCCCCTCGCACCGCCGAATCTGGACGCGCTCCCCTTCCGCCCCCAGGGAACCTATCTAATTACCGGCGGCATGGGCGGTATGGGGTTAGTGTTTGCGGAATATTTGGCGAAAACCGTGCAGGCAACGTTAATCCTCGTGGCGCGATCGCCCCTCCCCCCTCGCACCGCTTGGCCCACCTGGCTCGCCACCCACACCGACCACGACCCCACCAGCCTCAAACTCCGCAAAATCCAACAACTCGAAACCTGGGGCGCAACGGTTCACACCCTCTGCGCCGATGTAGCCAATTTAGGGCAAATGGAAGAGGCGATCGCCCAAGTGCAACCCCAGTGCGGCCCAATTCGCGGCCTATTTCACACCGCAGGCGTGGCCGGGGGCGGCGTGATTCCCCTCAAAACCCGTGAAATTGCCGATCGCGTCCTCGCGCCCAAAGTTGCCGGGACGATCATCCTCGATCACCTCCTGCCAGAGGCGGATCTTGATTTTCGGGTGCTCTGTTCCTCGTTGGAATCGGTGTTAGGAACGGCGGGACAATTGGACTATTGCGCCGCGAATAATTTCCTCGATGCCTACGCCCACGCCAAAACTGCCCAAGGTGGCCCCCTCACCCTCAGTATTAATTGGGATGCCTGGCAACAGGTGGGGATGGCGGTGGATACCGCAAACTATGGCTTTGGTAATAAAGTTCTAGAGATTAAACCCCTCGATCACTATCTCTTTGAACAGTGCATTGTGGAGCCACAGCAAGAGATTTATCTCGGCACCCTTGATCCAAAGGTGCATTGGATGATTGGCGAACACGTTGTTTTAAATCTGCCCAGTTTAGTGGGGACGGCTTATTTAGAATTGGCGCGATCGGCCTATGAATGTCATAGCGGCCAGGCAACGGTTGAATTGTGTGATGTGTACTTTTTACAGTTCCTGTTTGTGGAAGGCGATCGCAAAGAATTACGGGTGATTTTAAATTTCAGCGATGATCCCATCACTTTTTCCATTCAAACCCTCGATGATGACGCGAAAACATGGGTCGAACATGCCCAAGGAAAAATCATTCCCGTTCCTAATCCTGACCCTAAACACTATGATCTAGGCGCGATCGCAACCCGCTGCGATCAAGAAATGATCGTGCCAGATTTGCAGTCATTACCAGACTATACCCACTACGGCCCCCGTTGGCTGAGTAATATCCAATGGCGTAAAGCCAGCGATGATCACAACCTCGCTCTGATGCAATTACCAACGGAATTTGTGCATGATTTAGATCACTATAAATTTCACCCGTCGATGGTAGATACTGCCACCTATGTGGTGGCGGATGTGTTGCCCAATGAACTCACCAGCAAACTTTCATTCTTTAAAGAAGACAGCACCTATTTACCCTACTTTTACGAGCGCGTTCAAATTAAAAGCGCATTGCCCCAAACCTTCTATTCCTACACCACGCGGGAGCTGCGGGGCCGCGATTGGAGCATTAACCTGTCATTTATCAATCCTGACGGCGTGGAGTTGGTGGCGATTACTAACTACACCTTGAAATATACCGATTCAGCCTACAGTATCAAGGAAAATCAAGATGCTCGCCAAGCAAAGAAACGCGCCACCCCAGCCCTCAATATTCCCTTAGAAGTGGCAATTTTACCGGAGGAAGGGATTGATACTGTGACGCGAATTTTGCAAAGTCGTATCGCACAAATGATCGTGTCTACGGTGGGGCTGGAGTATCAACAAAGTCTGTTAACCCAGAGGAATGAGTCGGACGAAACCGAAACCGAATTACGCTTTGAACGGCCCCAATTGAGTCAAGACTATGCCGCGCCGACAACGGAAGTGGAAAAAGCGATCGCCGCCATTTGGGAACAAGTTTTAGGGATTAAAGCCATCGGTATTTATGATAACTTCTTCGACCTCGGCGGCGACTCGTTGATCATTGTCCAGATCCTCCAAAAACTGCGCCAAACCCTGAGCGATCGCCTCACGATCAACGACCTCCTCAACGCCAACACGATCGCAGAACTGGCCCAAATCATCGACCCCACCGCCGCCAACACCGCCAAAGCCCTCCATCCCTGCCTCGTCAAATTCCGCGCCGGCAGCCCCAACGTTGCGCCCCTGTTTATCGTCCACCCTATCGCCGGAACCACGCGCAACTACCTCAACCTGCCCAACTGCCTCCCCCCAGAGCAACCGATCTACGCAATTCAACACCCCAAATGGACGGACGAAACCCGCCAATTCCGCACCATTCCCGAACTCGCCGCCTACTACCTCGAAGCCGTGCGCCAAATCCAGCCCCACGGCCCCTATTTCCTCAGCGGCTACAGTGGCGGCGTGTATTCCACCTACGAAATGGCGCAACAATTGACGGCAGCCGGGGAAACCGTCCCATTCCTCGCCCTGATCGACAAACCCCACTGGGAAACCGCCGCCGATAAACCCAATTGGCAAAATCCCGACTTTGGCACCGACCTCGAAACGATGGTCTATTACGCTGATATTCGTACCCCAAAAACTAACGGCGAAAGCCATCTCGCGGACTATCAAGCCCTCAATGATCTTGAAGAACAATTACCCTATTTCATTGAGCATTCGCCGTGGATTCAAGAGATGATGCCGCCGGATTCTAGCCCGGCAGAGTGGCGCATTTTTTGGGATGTGTTTGTGAGTTTGCGGATTATGAATGTTAATTATGAGTTGCAGCCCTACGACGGCCCGGCGCTCTATTTAGCCGCAGAAATTCGGGATATTTATAGTGAGCGATTTAATGAAAAACCGTGGTTTGATTTAATTTCAAAACTTCAGTTTATCGAAGTGCCGGGCGACCATGTGACGATGTGGCATCAACCCCAAATCCAGGTGCTGGCCCAAACGATTCAAAACTACGCCCACACGGATAATTATCAACCCGAAGCACCCCAGGTAATGCGTCAAGGACAAGCGCGGGAATTGAACTGCGATCGCCTCCTCACCCTCGCCCAAGAACGCACCCAACTCACCGACTTTGGTGATGAACATTTCCGCCCCGGCTTTGAACATCTAGTGACGGCCTTAAATCAAGAGGCGGCCTTGCATCCAATGGGGGCCACATTTATGCAAGAGTTGATCGTACAACTGTTGGTGAATCGTCTTGAAATTCAAGGCGAATTACAGCGTTATCCCGAAATTCTCAATGCCCCGATTCGGCAACCTCTGTTTATTTTCGGCTTGCCCCGGACGGGTTCCACCTATCTGCATAATCTTCTCTGTCAAGATCCGGCGGTGCGCTGGTTGCGGCTCTGGGAAGCCTACCGCCCCTATCCCGCTCCTGACCCTCTCACCCACGCCAGCGACCCCCGCATTGCCCAAACCCAAGCCACTTTTAAAAACTACGAATTCTTCACCCCCGAATCCACGGCGATGCATAAATATGATGCGATCGCACCAGAAGAGTGTGTCTGGTTATTGCAAAATGATTTCGCCTGCACAAGTTTTAGCTTCCTAACGCAAATTCCGTCCTATAGGGCGTGGTTAAACCAGCAGGACATGACCCCTGTTTATCACTATTACCGTCAGCAACTTCAGTTATTAGATTGGAAGTTTGGATCATCGCGGTGGGTGTTAAAAAATCCGTTCCATTTGGCAGATTTGGCGGCATTGAATACGACGTTCCCCGATGCTTGTTTTGTACAAACCCACCGCGATCCGCAGCAGGTCGTTGCATCCTATTGCCGTTTAATTAAAAATCTCCGGCCGGTGTATTCAGATCAGCTTGATCCGAAAGTGATTGGGGATGAAATTTTAGGCATTCTCTCTCATCAAGTGGAGCAAGGGATGAACGCTCGTCAGGCTATTGATCCGGCTCGTATCTGTGATGTGAATTTTGATGATTTGGTGCGTGATCCGGTGGGCATGGTTACTAAAATTTATCACCATTTTGGCTACGCTTTAAGTCCAGAGATGGAGCGTAATTTAAGCCAATATATTCACGCCAACCCTCGATATAAACATGGCAAATATAGTTACTCTTTAGAGGAATTTGACTTAGATGCTAATCAAGTGAAGAACGTGTTCAAAGATTATCTAGATCAATTTAAACTTTAA
- a CDS encoding BolA family protein yields the protein MQKSEKYTQTFEKYTQMIQSHLPDAQVFLHDVTGKGNHLKALVISSKFVGANRVKQHKMVYDSLQEHLISKVIHSLALNTYTPEGWEKDPLSKSIPNSPIFANYAQSDD from the coding sequence ATGCAGAAGTCGGAAAAATACACTCAAACGTTTGAAAAATACACTCAAATGATTCAATCTCACCTTCCTGATGCTCAAGTTTTTCTTCATGATGTAACCGGGAAGGGAAATCACCTTAAGGCTTTGGTGATTTCCTCAAAATTTGTCGGAGCGAACAGGGTTAAGCAGCATAAAATGGTCTATGACTCATTACAAGAGCATTTGATTTCAAAAGTCATTCATTCTTTAGCATTAAATACCTATACTCCCGAAGGCTGGGAGAAAGACCCGCTTTCTAAATCCATTCCTAATTCTCCTATCTTTGCGAATTACGCTCAAAGTGATGATTAG
- a CDS encoding histidine phosphatase family protein has protein sequence MSLTFYFLCHGETIQSREGRYCGALNPDLTPEGQEMANAFVLAYQSIPWETIYVSSMKRALATAKPLADAVGVQMQLRGGLQEMNFGVWEDQTHAWVKDNHLENYMNWVADPAWNSPKKGETAIEVASRSMAVISEIREKYKDVNALVVSHETTIQVMLCSLLGIDLGRCRDRIEILEGSVSQVTIGLHGPLLQKLGDRSHLRSE, from the coding sequence ATGAGCTTAACATTTTACTTTCTATGTCACGGGGAAACCATTCAGAGCCGAGAAGGTCGCTATTGTGGTGCTCTGAACCCAGACTTAACCCCAGAAGGTCAAGAAATGGCAAACGCTTTTGTCCTTGCCTATCAATCGATTCCTTGGGAAACGATTTATGTGAGTTCCATGAAACGTGCCCTGGCAACAGCCAAACCCCTAGCGGATGCAGTCGGTGTTCAAATGCAGTTGCGCGGTGGACTACAAGAGATGAATTTTGGCGTTTGGGAAGACCAGACCCATGCATGGGTTAAAGATAATCATTTAGAGAATTATATGAACTGGGTGGCTGATCCAGCTTGGAATTCTCCCAAAAAAGGAGAAACAGCGATCGAAGTAGCCAGTCGTTCGATGGCGGTAATCTCTGAAATAAGAGAAAAATATAAAGACGTAAATGCATTGGTGGTTTCCCATGAAACAACAATTCAGGTGATGTTATGTAGTTTATTGGGCATTGATTTAGGACGGTGTCGCGATCGCATTGAGATATTAGAGGGATCTGTCTCTCAGGTTACAATTGGGCTGCATGGCCCCTTGTTGCAGAAATTGGGCGATCGCTCGCATCTGAGATCTGAGTGA
- a CDS encoding iron-containing alcohol dehydrogenase: protein MQNFTAFIPTKVHFGKNAVKDIGDHASKIGSHALFVYGCGSAFKNGSYSDTLDKLKRAKINVTEYGGITPNPLIDDVAKASKLGREKGVDLVVAVGGGSVIDSAKVIAICVADECDPWEIMDRTHQPQSAVPIFAVLTLAATGTEMNPASVIQNPRIKQKLGFRHEFMYPSHSYLDPGYTVSVPRNYTAYGIVDLIAHCLEAWFGEGEASLSDRFTLAIIQEAIAYGPALMEDLTNFNLRSKIMWAATNALNNTTIYGRSSPDWGVHILAHTLSVLYDTAHGATLSIIYPAWMKVMRDRAADRIVPLGEALFNTSDVDETIQCFEDFFAQLGSPIRCQDAGIDLSCKQDILDLMNQNQAQGFNYPLSVAEREAILNQMFAEKRSLIALV, encoded by the coding sequence ATGCAAAACTTTACAGCCTTTATTCCTACGAAAGTTCATTTTGGAAAAAATGCAGTCAAAGACATTGGTGATCATGCGTCAAAAATTGGTAGTCATGCCTTGTTCGTCTATGGCTGTGGCTCAGCTTTCAAAAATGGCAGTTATTCGGATACGCTCGACAAGCTCAAGCGTGCCAAAATCAACGTTACAGAATACGGTGGGATCACACCAAATCCACTGATTGATGATGTGGCTAAAGCGTCGAAACTAGGCAGAGAAAAAGGAGTTGATCTGGTGGTGGCGGTCGGTGGTGGCAGTGTCATTGACTCCGCTAAGGTCATCGCAATTTGTGTGGCCGATGAGTGTGATCCCTGGGAGATCATGGATCGTACACATCAGCCTCAATCGGCGGTTCCCATCTTTGCTGTCTTAACATTGGCAGCCACTGGAACAGAAATGAATCCGGCTTCTGTGATTCAGAATCCTCGCATTAAGCAGAAACTAGGATTCAGACATGAGTTTATGTATCCGTCTCATTCCTATTTAGATCCTGGTTATACCGTTTCAGTGCCCAGAAACTATACAGCTTATGGCATTGTAGATCTCATTGCTCATTGTCTTGAAGCCTGGTTTGGTGAGGGTGAGGCTTCTCTGTCTGATCGCTTTACGTTGGCGATTATTCAAGAAGCGATCGCCTATGGCCCGGCATTAATGGAGGATCTGACAAATTTTAATCTCCGCTCGAAAATCATGTGGGCGGCTACTAATGCCCTCAACAACACGACAATCTATGGTCGCAGTTCCCCGGATTGGGGGGTTCACATCCTCGCTCATACGTTGTCGGTGCTGTATGACACGGCTCACGGGGCAACCCTGTCGATCATTTATCCGGCATGGATGAAGGTGATGCGCGATCGCGCCGCTGATCGTATTGTCCCCCTCGGTGAAGCACTGTTTAATACCTCCGATGTGGATGAGACGATCCAATGTTTTGAGGACTTTTTCGCCCAGTTGGGTAGCCCGATTCGCTGCCAAGATGCCGGGATTGACCTGTCTTGTAAACAAGATATTTTGGACTTAATGAACCAAAATCAAGCCCAAGGCTTTAACTATCCTCTGTCTGTGGCCGAACGCGAAGCCATCCTCAACCAAATGTTTGCAGAAAAGCGGAGTTTAATCGCTTTGGTGTAA
- a CDS encoding phytanoyl-CoA dioxygenase family protein gives MTSMLQNPPTSIRPLTAEELAFYHENGYVIARQMFDTEEMELVRSVCQSDPKLQDALKKVIDDQGRTWGASVWSGLNDSLMSVITQTARMVEAAEAITGESCYFMYSKIVQKPAYDDAIVYWHQGFPAWHYDGCPFPDLFASCSIAVNKNTKNNGCLQVIEKSHRLGRIDHVAEGNAAKVRCDPRHITRALQHLDVVDCEMESGDVVFFHGNTIHGSVENKTDDVRILMHCHYNAMINRPSEDKPESHSCVPLKKLPDSAIKNGLYTSGFESNSQSWNWYNQEPESYLQK, from the coding sequence ATGACCTCAATGCTTCAAAATCCCCCCACTTCCATTCGTCCTCTCACAGCAGAGGAACTCGCGTTTTATCACGAAAATGGGTATGTGATCGCCCGTCAAATGTTCGACACCGAAGAAATGGAACTGGTGCGATCGGTGTGCCAATCTGACCCCAAGCTGCAAGATGCCCTCAAAAAAGTGATCGATGACCAAGGGCGCACCTGGGGCGCGTCGGTGTGGTCGGGGTTGAACGATAGTTTGATGAGCGTGATTACCCAAACCGCCCGAATGGTGGAAGCCGCTGAGGCGATCACGGGGGAATCCTGTTATTTCATGTATTCCAAAATTGTCCAAAAACCGGCCTATGATGATGCGATCGTTTATTGGCATCAAGGCTTTCCGGCCTGGCATTACGACGGCTGCCCCTTCCCCGATCTCTTCGCCAGTTGCTCCATTGCCGTTAACAAAAACACCAAAAACAACGGCTGCCTCCAAGTAATTGAAAAATCCCATCGCCTCGGCCGGATTGATCATGTCGCCGAAGGGAATGCCGCTAAAGTACGCTGCGATCCTCGCCACATCACCCGCGCTCTCCAACATCTAGACGTAGTGGATTGTGAAATGGAATCCGGCGATGTGGTCTTTTTTCACGGCAATACTATTCATGGTTCAGTGGAAAATAAAACCGATGATGTTCGGATTTTGATGCATTGTCATTACAATGCGATGATCAATCGGCCGTCTGAAGATAAGCCAGAATCTCATTCCTGTGTTCCTCTGAAAAAACTGCCGGATTCTGCCATTAAAAATGGTCTTTATACCTCCGGTTTTGAAAGCAATAGTCAAAGCTGGAATTGGTATAATCAAGAGCCTGAAAGTTATCTCCAAAAATAG